Genomic DNA from Dermacentor variabilis isolate Ectoservices chromosome 6, ASM5094787v1, whole genome shotgun sequence:
gtcttgttgtgaaacttaataagaggtccaaattgaaggtagtacaagtctatgcccctacatgcagtcatgatgaccaggaagtcgaaagcttttatgaagacgtggaatcggcgatgggtaaagtcaaaacaaaatacactatactgatgggcgacttcaatgccaaggtaggcaagaagcaggctggagacaagtcagtgggggaatatggcataggctctaggaatagcaggggagagttattagtagaatttgcagaacagaataatatgcggataatgaataccttctgcaagcgggttagccgaaagtggacgtggaggagccccaatggcgagactagaaatgaaatggacttcatactctgcgctaaccctggcatcataaaagatgtggacgtactcggcaacgtgcgctgcagtgaccataggatggtaagaactcgaattagcctagacttgaggagggaacggaagaaactggtacataagaagccaatcaatgagttagcagtaagagggaaactagaggaattccggatcaagctgcagaacaggtttccggctttaactcaggaagaggacattagtgttgaagcaatgaacgacaatcttaggggcatcattaaggagtgtgcaatagaagttggtggcaactccgttagacaggataccagtaagctatcggaggagacgaaagatctgatcaagaaacgccaatgtatgaaagcctctaaccctacagctagaatagaactggcagaactttctaagttaatcaacaagcgtaagacagctcgcttaaggaactataatatggatagaattgaacatgctctcaggaacggaggaagcctaaaagcagtgaagaagaaactaggaataggcaagaatcagatgtatgcgttaagagacaaagccggcaatatcgttactaatatggatgagatagttcaagtggctgaggagttctatagagatttattcagtaccagtagcacccacgacgataatgtgagagaggatagtctataggaatttgaaatcgcacaagtaacgccggaagaagtaaagaacgccttgggagctatgcaaagggggaaggcagctggggaggatcaggtaacagcagatttgttgaaggatggtcggAACATTGCTCtggaaagactggccaccctatatacacaatgcctcatgacttcgagcatgccggtatcttggaagaacgctaacataatcctaatccataagaaaggggatgccaaacacttgaaaaattatagaccgatcagcttactgtccgttgcctacaaagtatttactaaggtaatcacaaatagaaccaggaacaccttagacttctgtcaaccaaagtaccaggcaggattctgtaaaggctactcaacaatagaccatattcacactatcaatgaggtgatagagaaatgtgcggagtataaccaaccctcatatatagctttcattgattacgaaaaagcgtttgattcagtcgaaacctcagcagtcgtggaggcattatggaatcagggtgtagatgagccatacgtaaaaatactgcaagatatctatagcggctccacagccaccgtagtcctccataaagaaagcaacaaaatcccaataaagaaaggcgtcagacagggagatacgatctctccaatgctattcacagcgtgtttacaggaggtattcagagacctggagtgggaagaattggggacaaaagttgatggagaataccttagcaacttgcgattcgctgatgatattgccttgctttgtaactcaggagaccaattgcaatgcatgctcactgacctggagaggcaaagcagaagggtgggtctaaaaattaatctgcagaaaactaaagtaatgtttaacagtctcggaagagaacaacagtttacgataggtagcgaggcactggaagtggtaagggaatacatctacttagggcgggtagtgaccatggatccggatcatgagactgaaataatcagaagaataagaatgagctgggggtgcgtttggcaggcattctcagatcatgcatagcaggttgccattatccctcaagagaaaagtgtataacagctgtgtcttaccagtactcacgtacaggacagaaacctggacgcgtacgaaaagggttctgcttaaattgaggacgacgcaacgagctatggaaagaagaatgatgggtgtaacgttaacgcataagaaaagagcagattgggtgagggaaaaaacgccggttaatgacatcttagttgaaatcaagaaaaagaaatgggtcatgggcaggacatgtaatgaggagcgaagataaccgatgatcattaagggttacggactggattccaagggaagggaagcgtagcagggggctgcagaaagttaggtcggtggatgagattaagaagtgcagggacgacatggccacaattagtacatgaccggggttgttggagaagtatgggagaggcctttgccctgcagtgggcgtaaccaggctgatgatgatgatgatgacgacctaTTTTTAAGGCGCCAAAAATCAACACACAGCACGCAAGAGAGGACAACGGGAGGCGCTCTGTCCCGTTAGCCTGGAGGCGAAGAGAGGTGTGGGTTCGGGGAGTGAGTCAGTCATTCAGAGAGGTGGGGTGCAGGACAAGGTGAATTGTGTTAAGTGTACTGAGCGTGAGCCTTGACGTCAAAGAGGTCTCTCGGGACAAGACGTGCGTTTCAAAGAGCTCGTTGGCGTTCGGCGACAAGTGCCCCGCAGCTCGATTGCGCGGGAGGCATTTTTGTGCGAGAGCGTACGATTGCGAAGGCCACGTGGCGGCATAAATTTCATGACTGTGTTGGAAATGCTTGGTTGCcttcttctgtttttttcttctccttagTTGCTGAAAGTTGGAACTCGAGTGAAGTATATTCTGGATGGTAAAACGGCCCCTTTTCTTGGCCTAAACTCAGACTGTATCACAGTGGAGATGGTTAACAGTACCCCTCCATACCTTACAATTGTGGACTACCTGGAAGAGTCGAAATGGTGAGTCGGGTGTACTTATGGCTCGTTGCGTGGAACAAGAGTTAAAGCTGACTGCATAAACTTAATGACTGGAGAGTCAGCAACTAATTAGTGGAGCTAGTTGTTCTTAGCGGCTAAATTCATACTAAAGTTTGCCATGATATTTTTCATGCTGACAGTCTGAAGCTGATTTAGGGGGATGCACACTGTGACATTTTATATTTGTAGAGGACTTTGAAAAAGGCTTGTACCATGACACAATCGCCACTGGGTTGACGGACAGGAATTTCAAGCTTGAAACATAATTGTCAGTTGACTAACTGGGAAACCTTGTACTAATGAGCTCGTTTATTATTAAGCTACCAGCACCATTTCTTACGATGGCGGTGTACTTTGATACGGCGGTGCTGGTTACCATACCACGGAGTTGGTTTGACTGCGTTCACACAGGGTGGCGGcgaaaaggaggaaaagaaagaagagcaaaacGGACAACGTAACAGATTTTAGAAACCCCAATGCTTGAGTGGCGTGTGCAGTCTTGTGAGCCGCCACAACTGCCTGCACTGTGGAAAAGGTAATTGGGGAGCTACTTTGGAATCTCTGCAACATCGCCCGATTGGGACAGCCTTGAGGGGCAAGACACCAGGCCGAGTTGAGTGCCCACTTCTTTTTCGGGATACTGCAAATACAGAACGACACTTGTCTGTGCTAAACAAAGTGTGAGATTTTTTGTGCCCCTACGATAACGTATATGGCTTAGATTTGTCCAAGATGCCACACCTAGCTTCCACGCTTGTGCAGCTTGTTCATGAGTGCATTGGCAGCCACTTTCCCGGGTGTTCGCACGGCCAAATTGGTCCAAATAACTGGCTGCCACAAATCCCTTATTTGACGCTAAACCATTATATTGTCGTTGGAATTAGAAAAACAGGAAGTGTATGCACTAACAAGCAGCGTGCTCTAGAAGAATGCTAAACATGAATTCTAGACGTCCTCGCCAACGGTCCGTCAGAGTTTCTGCGCAAATTACTAATTACAGTGCCTAAATTATTGCGGAACCATGTAGACAATGCTTAGAAAACGCAAACAATGTAAAATATTCGTAATTACTGCTTATTGAAATCTTATTGAAACATTTGTTTCAATAAGATCAGTTGATAACTTCGCAAATTATTTCAAAATTACAATACTATTTGACATTGACTtttcgcgcgcgcacgcacgcacacacacacacacacacacacacacaaacacacacacacacacacatacacacacacacacacacacacacacacacacacacacacacacacacacacacacacacacacacacacacacacacacacacacacacacacacacacacacacacacacacgcacacgcacacacaactaAGAGTAACGGGACAAAATAACAGCTTtaccacagtgaaagcaaaattTTATATACATTTATGGCTCCTTCTTAAGGTTTACCTGTAGAAATAATTACAGGTTGTTAAAGCTATCCTTATGAGATGAAACGTGACACGAAACTGGAAGACAACATACCGCCGGATGGTAGATCAACAACCTCCCAATAACGTGTACAGCCACCAGCGGgaagttgtctttcttttttctttttcatacacctgcaatttctttttatatcATTTCACGTTCCGGCGCTAGTGCGTCGCAACTTTTGGGTGGCTGCCGTGCATTGTCCTCTTGTCGGCGTTTCGTCGTCGCGATTGGTGCGCTTCACATTATAGAAGCCCTGCACCACACTTCTCACAACTGGGACCCTCTTGATAACTATCGATATTTGAAGCATGCTTGTAACCACGAGGAAATAGACTGACAGCGTTAAAATATCGTTTGGTATAGGTTACCATTTGggcatattttttgtttttgagGCGTAACAACGCAGGCGTCTTGTCGGAAAGCCACCGATGCATTCATTTTTTAAGAATGTTGCCAATGAGTACTATATGGTAGTGCAACTACAGCTCTAGGTTAGCCTCACATTAAGGCACTTTAAGCGTACTTTTGTGCTTGAGAAATATTTCTGTTGGTTGGTTCTCAATTTTCTTTCAACAGGGAAACTTTAGTCTATACAGGCACTCCATCAACCTCTCGGAGCTCGCACCAACCGGCTGTTATTTCCTTCACGACTTCAGAAAGCGGCGCATCTGTAGGTAAGAATATTTTTATATTTGCTATGTAGTGAAAGCTTCCGTGTTATTTGATATTGTTATTGTCTCCAACAGAATACCAGACACATGAGCTTTTGAAATTTGATGGATCAACTTGCTTCGTGCTATCGGGCATGTCAATGCAAGGTaaaaattttgatttttcttAGAGAGTTCAATTATTGGAATAGCAAAGGCACGGTATTATGGCAAGCGAATCTGTTGTCTTGTAAACTTCTCTTGCAAGTAAtttggggaaaaaaaggaacaagatCGCTTTCCTCGCGAAGTGTTTTGTTTGAGTATTGAAACGTTGCTCAGGATGTGGTATTTCGCACACCTTCTTTACTGTGAGTCGGAGACAAGGAGACAATCCAAGATTCGCCTGACAGAGGCGCAAAATAATTCTATTACACGAGACTATGAGTATGATGGCTGCTCTTCGTACTAGAACTCGAATGACACGCACCTGTTTGTTGTACGCGGTTTTAAACTACCGAAGCGAGAAATGCATTAAAACTGAGAACGGGACATAACAACAAGAACCGCTTTCTCCGCGACATTCAAAGGTATACTAAATGTTTCTTATACCATAATTCTAGTGTCTTGCTTTCTCAAGCAAACATAGCCAGGTGCCTTGGGGGCGAAACTGTTGGCCGCCGCCTTCGTTGCTCCATGCCATCCGAGATGGGAAGCCATAGACAGTTCATACTTCGGAGATAACGAGCCTTTATATATAGAACATTTAAAAGCAGTTATTCACAAGTTAACACTGGATCTGACGCATAAAACTTGGCAGAGCCGAAGGTGCAGAGCACCGATCCTCCGTCCGTAACCTTTCCAAGGGGTTGGAAGATTGCTTTTAAAGCCTCGGCTGATGCTCCCGAACTAACTCACGACAAATAACGCGCCAGAGACCAAACCCGTGGCAGAGACCATGGGCTCGGGTTTACACAAAAGCCTAGTCCGCGGGCCAAGCTTGGGCTGGGTAAGCAAGTTTTGAAGCGGGCTCGGGCCTAGAAGCTTCGGGCTCGGGCTTCAGTCGGGCACGTAATAGGCTTGGTTATGGTATTTTTACCTTCCCTAGACTGTCGACCATAAAAATTGATGTCCTTATAGAATTTTGGTTCAGCGGCGTTTGTCGTCGTACAGGAAAGCAGGAGGAGGCAGGCCACTACATGTACGGTAGCAGTACACTCCATCGATTAGTCTACGTTGGGGGGCACCACCTGATCTCTAGCAAAACGATACAAATGGCTACTCGTGTCCACGTGCGTTCAACTTTTTCCGTCTTCGCGATGCTTAGAAACCTTGGTCAACGTAGTTCACAGGTTATTAAGGCATGATTTCTTGACGTGAGCTTCGTGCTACcctgggggagggagggggggcattCTGTAAGTATCCACCTAGTGAACATGTTCATTTCGTCTACTGCTATAGTGCTGATTGGCTGAGGGCGCCTGCATCCTTCTTGACGCGTACCCCAGCCCAACCAATCGGAACTTCAGCGGCAGACGAAATGAACATGTGCGCTAGCTGGACACTTTCAGAATAGCCCTCCCTGAGACGGACAAGCGGACATTAGAAATTGGAATGTAGGTCGCGAGATGTGTGATAGCTACCCGGCGGACAACAAATGGAAGGGAAAATAGTCATGGATCCATTACTTAAGTCATACCACACAATTTCCACATATTGTAGTCTTCGGATGGcagattatttattttttttgtgctctCCGTCTTAATTCTTTTCGCAGCTGTAATTCAAAAAATGGCTATGTCGAAAAATTTATATGCTGCACAGAATTGTGAACGTTCCTTTTTTGTGTGATTCTAATACTGCCATCCAAGGAAGCTTGTTGCCGTCTGAAATGCCGTGTTTGTCCGCAGCAGGAGGCTCGACTTCGTGAGGCACACGCTGCCTTTAGCCTCGCTCCTGATATGGCGATGCATGTTTGGACGCTGTACGTGAAAAGTGAAACACACAATTAGCTGGGTGGACAGTGGTGGCGAATGACGAAACAAGAGTGGCAAGACGTCACAGAGTCCAAACAAAATGACGCCGACTGAGACAGCTTTATCGCAGTGTCATGGGCACCAAGCAGAACATACAAGTAAAGGGGACGAACAACTGAGCTATATAGATGTTTGATAGGCAGAATTGAGCTAGATATTTAATTGCGATGGCGTTGCAGAGATGTTTTATAGACATTTTTTAGTTGCGCGAAATATTCATTGTATAAAATCCATAATCAAAAGCAGTGAAACAAGCGGAATGCATCCGGGTATACTTTCAGAGCAGAAATGCTTGAATCATAGCCATTGGACAATCGTTTATTTCTGCACAAAACTACCTTTTGGTGGCGGTCACTAATCGTCCATTTTGTATTACACAAAAATTAGACAAATTTTTAATGCTTTCATAGAGCGATAACATCATTCATTACTCTAGCAACAAATAAATTCGCGAATATACATTCACAAGTTGACTCACATGATAAGGCCTAGAGCAGCTCATTATTGGTTTCCATatagtttcttctttctttagttaAGCGAGCTTAATAATATGCCAAAACTTCTCTATAATTAATCTAATGTAATTGTATTATTACTTTCAAGCGTTCTAAGATAACTACTGAAAACTAAGTCAGATGTTGTAAAACCTTACAACTTTGGTGAAGGGGATGCACAAGGCAGAAAGAAATGTAATCTCTCAATGCATTTTTATTTTGAACAAAATTTTCACACTTTAAGTGGCGCGACCCTCGTTTTCATTGCCTTGTATTCGTTTTCTCTGGCACTGCGCGGATTCACTGGTAATTAGCAGGAATAAAGAATTATGACATCGTATCTCAAAGTTGCATTGTCTTCGCGGTATATGGCACTGTGCTTAACACCTCATATGGTAGCATAAAAGTACATATACAGAACCGAAATTCGCTCTTATTACAAAACACGGATAATTGAATTAGTGACTAAGAAATTGATGACATTAACGTGAAGTTTACTAAAGCAATATGCATTTATTgttccacgtgacaatatatctGTTCGCGCAGGAGCGTTACCCTTGCGTGTCACCTGTTTACATACAATAAAGCTAGAAGAACTTATAACGGCAGTCCATTATTTCCGAAACCCAGTAGACCAGTGTATTTAAATTGACATTCCTGCCAATTTCGTTCGTCTTAATTCTTGCATGGTGTGTTGAAATGATTCATCAGTATTGAAGAGTAAGATCAAATGGCTAACGTTGAGCACAAGAGTAGTCATTTACTTATGGCTTCACTGTATATTGCTGTGAAACTATTTAACAAATGTAGTACGGACGTTGATATCACACAGTAAAGCACGGGCATGATgaacatatgatgatgatgatgaaaaactttatttatccctctttaaagggaagggggcaatggaatagagagTGGAGGGAGGAAATatttgaagtaggcctcctttatcctctcagcccactccaggatggcttCCTGAAGATCgagcctggagctgcgcaaggcagcctcccactgctcctcactagatattaattgcatcaggaaagggggaagggggtgcttagggcacccccacatgatgtggcttaagtctgctttgggagatacacagaatttacaagagggagaaaggtaaatggcgggaagAATGCGGTGAAGGaagtaaggggacggaaaggtgcgagtctgcagctatcgccacagaacttcacacctacgcggggatttgcccatgagtggcggaaaggttaagcggtctaatcggtagtgtgtgcagatgtcgtggtaagtaataagtcgattcCGCGCTgcaaacggcgcctcctccgtggcgaggtccgacacatctgatgcctgagcccggactgtaaatcctcgggcactggcatgagccgcctcgtttccggcaaggcccgcatgcgcgggagtccagaataatgccacagtttgatggaaaggatgggccaagaggagagaaagggctggcttagagaccctacccgctccgaagttatgtatggctgatttggagtcgctaacgataactgatgaatttgggattgtgagggccagggctatggccgcttcctccgcctcctccgaggaagagccaggaatggaggcggccgcagcgatctggccgtgagagttaatgactgatattgcgtaatgatttctgttcccatattcggcgacACCAACATAGatcacgtctttagaggtggagaattgtttttggagagcctttgctcgctgcctcctgcgctgtttgtgatgcacagggtgcatgtttttaggaagtggggggatgcagaggttctcatgtatgtgatgtggaatggtgtatttagtcttgatgatgggtgccggagtgatagaaagagtttgtagaatgtgtcgacctgttgcggtgtttgaaagtctgctatattgggatgtgaggtgggcttctgtgagttcagtaaaTGTGTTGAAAGTTCCATTAAGCATTAGCATTTCAGTAggggtacgtatggggacccccagagcgaatttatatattttgcgtaaaagagtgtcgatcttatctgattctgatttaaggaaatgtagatatggtgttgcgaatgtaatcctactgataacgaaggcccgaatcaagcggagaagttcggcctcctttagtccgccatgtttattggacgctcgccctagaaggcgcagggtgtgatcgactgtggtgtggagtgtatgtagggtaaATGTGtagagccggttgctttgaatgtgtaaaccgagcacccggagcctgtccactctagtaacggggatgtggtttaggatgacATGTAgactagacatgtgttttccggcccCCCAGTGTGATGGCAGAAGaagtagctcggatttttgaggggtgTATTTTTTCGTTCTGCTGTATAAGTTGGCTTGTCCGCGAAAACTCCAGCGTAAAATCTGACAGTCAAGTCTGTCTCTACCAAAGAATCTGCGCGTGGCTGGTATCGTCACAATAATCTAACTGGACCATCCTTTGTTTTTCGCTCAAGGGCTAACGATGCGAATGGGGCCGGGTCTAGTACGGTACAGGTTTTAATACAACGGGCGGGCCAGCGCATGACACTGTCGGGTTCGGGCCGGGCGCAAAGAGCGTTCCATGCAGTGCTCTAATTTGACATGCATACGATCctcgctctttctctttctctctccactCTGTCGAGAGCAGACTTATACTTCACATTATACTATCACATTTTCTTGTAGTTTTGTAATTGATCAAATAGCTTCTGACTCAATAAGGCGCACTTTAAGTTTAAGTTTAATAATGTCTGCCGTAACCAAATGTAATGAGTCATTCTGGAGACGAGACAAGGTGCAACAGGCGACAGAGCTTTCAGAAATGTTTGAAAAGAATGCGCAAGTTCGCAGAGGAATCCCAGGCACTGATTATTGCTCCTTCATTTTAACGCTGCACCAGGTTTTTGCCGATAAATTGAACCGACGCTGCAATGGCTCGA
This window encodes:
- the LOC142584301 gene encoding uncharacterized protein LOC142584301 isoform X1 produces the protein MKFLLSCSFLFVLCDTLHRCSAGDSPIDATSLLKVGTRVKYILDGKTAPFLGLNSDCITVEMVNSTPPYLTIVDYLEESKWETLVYTGTPSTSRSSHQPAVISFTTSESGASVEYQTHELLKFDGSTCFVLSGMSMQGCYLWKKLSQEAETKSQDCPEKPQSIDACNSEFEECKKYTEEQCSTWL
- the LOC142584301 gene encoding uncharacterized protein LOC142584301 isoform X2: MVNSTPPYLTIVDYLEESKWETLVYTGTPSTSRSSHQPAVISFTTSESGASVEYQTHELLKFDGSTCFVLSGMSMQGCYLWKKLSQEAETKSQDCPEKPQSIDACNSEFEECKKYTEEQCSTWL